A stretch of the Sphingobacterium thalpophilum genome encodes the following:
- a CDS encoding sulfatase family protein: protein MMKILKITLLALVGLMPAITNAQKTGKTKRPNIVYIMSDDHGYQAVSAYGFGLNHTPHIDRLAKEGVIFTRASVTNSLCAPSRAVLLTGKHSYINGKIDNEAKFDWNQDNFAKILQKNGYQTALIGKIHMDGLPQGFDHSAVLIDQGEYYNPNFIVNGVKKQIQGYVTDLTTDMTLDWIAKRDTSRPFCVLYHQKAPHREWLPALRHLKEYTSRTYKEPQNLFDNYEGRGTAAKTAEMNILKHMNWAGDSKVPPAMMDELGIKEYLSWDKAAFNGNLGRMTSAERAAWDKVYDPIMADFKSRYAGMSSTDLMRWRYQRYMQDYLGTVAAVDEGVGRLLDFLKANNLDDNTIVIYTSDQGFYLGEHGWFDKRFMYEESLRTPLLIRYPGEIKAGQSSNALVQNLDFAPTLLDYAGVEIPKDMQGKSFRNLLNGKEQKWREAVYYTYYEYPSIHMVKRHYGIRTERYKLMHFYYDVDEWELYDLENDPQEMINVYNDPAYSKVRKEMHQKLEAARTYYKDSDENNNRYLPTAKKRNL from the coding sequence ATGATGAAAATATTGAAGATTACCTTACTGGCGTTAGTCGGATTGATGCCAGCGATTACAAATGCCCAAAAAACAGGCAAAACTAAACGTCCCAATATTGTCTATATCATGAGCGACGACCATGGGTATCAAGCGGTTAGTGCTTACGGATTTGGATTGAACCATACACCGCATATTGATCGTCTTGCCAAAGAAGGAGTCATATTTACACGAGCCTCTGTGACCAACTCTTTATGTGCGCCTAGTCGTGCTGTGTTATTGACAGGCAAGCATAGCTACATCAACGGCAAAATAGACAATGAAGCAAAATTTGACTGGAATCAAGATAACTTTGCCAAAATCCTTCAAAAAAACGGCTATCAAACCGCATTAATTGGCAAAATCCATATGGACGGTCTGCCACAGGGCTTCGATCATTCTGCAGTTTTGATTGATCAGGGCGAATACTACAATCCGAATTTTATCGTCAATGGTGTCAAAAAACAGATCCAAGGCTATGTGACTGACCTGACCACGGATATGACATTGGACTGGATAGCCAAACGCGATACGAGCAGACCGTTCTGTGTACTATATCATCAAAAGGCACCCCATCGAGAATGGCTTCCTGCACTCCGGCACTTAAAAGAATATACATCCCGGACCTATAAAGAGCCTCAAAATCTATTCGACAATTACGAAGGAAGAGGCACAGCAGCAAAAACTGCTGAAATGAACATTCTAAAACACATGAACTGGGCCGGAGACAGCAAGGTTCCACCGGCAATGATGGACGAGCTCGGCATTAAAGAATATCTCAGCTGGGATAAAGCTGCCTTCAATGGAAATCTAGGTCGCATGACAAGTGCTGAGCGGGCCGCCTGGGACAAGGTCTATGATCCGATCATGGCAGATTTTAAAAGCCGATACGCTGGCATGTCCTCGACAGATCTCATGCGTTGGCGTTATCAGCGATATATGCAAGATTATCTGGGAACGGTCGCTGCTGTAGATGAAGGTGTAGGAAGATTACTTGATTTCCTGAAAGCTAATAACCTGGACGATAACACCATAGTGATTTATACATCCGACCAAGGCTTCTACCTTGGCGAACACGGTTGGTTTGACAAGCGATTTATGTACGAAGAATCCTTGCGAACTCCCCTCCTAATCCGCTATCCGGGAGAAATAAAAGCAGGACAGTCATCAAATGCCCTCGTCCAGAATCTGGACTTTGCTCCGACGCTATTGGACTACGCAGGCGTCGAAATTCCGAAGGACATGCAAGGCAAGTCATTCAGGAACTTATTAAACGGGAAGGAACAAAAATGGCGGGAAGCGGTATATTACACCTACTACGAGTATCCTTCCATCCACATGGTAAAGCGACATTACGGAATCAGGACAGAACGCTATAAATTGATGCACTTCTATTACGATGTGGACGAATGGGAATTGTATGACCTTGAGAACGACCCACAGGAGATGATAAACGTCTATAATGATCCAGCCTATAGCAAGGTACGCAAAGAGATGCACCAAAAACTTGAAGCAGCACGTACATATTACAAAGACTCGGACGAAAACAACAATCGTTACCTGCCAACTGCCAAGAAAAGAAATCTTTAG
- a CDS encoding TCR/Tet family MFS transporter has product MMENSKKKAAIGFIFITLLIDITGWGIIIPVVPKLIEELIHSDVSEAAKYGGWLGFAYAFTQFIFSPVVGNLSDKYGRRPIILISLFGFAVDYIFLALAPSIGWLFLGRVIAGLTGASFTTASAYIADISTDEDRAKNFGLIGAAFGLGFIIGPVIGGLLGHYGARVPFYAAAGLCLLNFLYGYFILPESLDKSKRRTFDWRRANPVGSFKFLGKHPEISGLIIALILIYIAGHAVQSNWNFFTMYEFNWSERMVGISLGVIGLLIGLVQGVLIRWTTPKLGEQKSIYYGLTFYALGLLLFAFANQGWMMFVFLIPYCLGGICGPALQSVITKNVPSNEQGELQGALTSLMSATSIIGPPMMTNLFYYFTHDKAPFKFSGAPFFLAFVLMTLSVIIVYSAFQRKAKQQIGG; this is encoded by the coding sequence ATGATGGAAAATTCAAAAAAGAAAGCGGCTATTGGCTTTATATTTATCACCTTGCTCATTGATATTACTGGATGGGGCATTATTATTCCCGTGGTCCCCAAACTCATCGAGGAATTGATCCATAGTGATGTCAGTGAAGCTGCTAAATATGGCGGCTGGCTCGGTTTTGCTTATGCGTTCACCCAGTTTATATTTTCACCCGTTGTAGGTAATTTGAGTGATAAGTATGGACGTCGGCCTATTATCCTGATTTCGCTCTTCGGTTTTGCCGTGGACTATATTTTTCTTGCATTGGCTCCTTCAATCGGCTGGTTGTTTTTGGGACGCGTTATCGCTGGACTGACAGGCGCGAGTTTTACTACAGCAAGTGCCTACATAGCCGATATCTCAACCGACGAAGACCGCGCCAAAAACTTTGGGCTCATTGGAGCAGCTTTCGGACTCGGCTTCATCATAGGACCAGTAATTGGCGGTCTATTGGGACATTACGGCGCACGAGTGCCTTTTTATGCCGCTGCGGGATTGTGTTTGCTGAACTTTCTTTATGGTTATTTCATCTTACCCGAAAGTTTGGATAAGAGCAAAAGACGAACATTCGACTGGAGACGAGCAAACCCAGTCGGATCATTCAAATTCCTCGGAAAGCATCCTGAAATATCGGGTTTGATCATTGCGTTGATTCTGATTTATATTGCTGGTCATGCGGTGCAGAGTAATTGGAACTTCTTTACCATGTATGAGTTCAATTGGAGCGAGCGGATGGTCGGAATCTCTTTGGGCGTAATCGGTCTTCTGATTGGATTGGTTCAAGGGGTGCTGATTCGATGGACAACACCCAAGCTGGGGGAACAGAAGAGTATCTATTATGGTTTGACCTTCTATGCGCTCGGACTCCTCTTATTTGCTTTTGCTAACCAAGGTTGGATGATGTTTGTATTTCTCATCCCTTACTGTCTGGGAGGCATCTGTGGTCCTGCGCTCCAATCTGTCATCACTAAAAATGTACCATCGAACGAACAGGGTGAGCTTCAGGGGGCATTAACCAGTCTAATGAGCGCGACATCCATCATCGGCCCGCCGATGATGACGAACCTTTTTTATTATTTTACCCATGACAAGGCGCCTTTCAAATTTTCGGGAGCACCGTTCTTCCTTGCTTTTGTCTTAATGACACTGAGCGTAATCATCGTCTATTCAGCGTTTCAGCGGAAGGCGAAGCAGCAAATTGGGGGGTAA
- a CDS encoding phosphatase PAP2 family protein, whose product MAKTNNYLILAILILLFRIPLHANPQDSTSTCDNRQKPLAAIVSTGMLGYGLSALVIHPLRQIDITTKEIANRFYPRRTYMDDLIQYTPALAVFALDLTGLKAKHTIPHRLTVLFTAAALTASTTHILKNSTAIWRPDRSNRKSFPSGHTATAFMGAHILFKEYRHQNIWIASSGYVVAGTTGLLRILNNKHWLSDVLAGAGIGILSTELAYLMTPKIKKIIKPDLSGDHPMLKATFSF is encoded by the coding sequence ATGGCAAAAACAAACAACTATCTGATTCTGGCAATACTTATCTTACTGTTCCGCATACCACTTCATGCTAACCCTCAAGACTCTACCAGCACCTGTGACAATAGGCAGAAACCTCTCGCGGCCATTGTCTCCACAGGCATGCTTGGATACGGACTTTCCGCTCTAGTCATCCACCCACTAAGACAGATCGACATAACAACAAAAGAAATAGCAAACAGATTCTATCCGCGACGGACATATATGGATGACTTGATCCAATATACTCCAGCATTGGCTGTGTTTGCACTTGACCTCACAGGCCTAAAAGCAAAGCACACGATACCGCATCGTCTGACAGTTCTATTTACTGCGGCTGCACTAACTGCTTCCACCACACACATCCTAAAAAATAGTACAGCGATATGGAGGCCTGATCGCTCCAACCGGAAGTCGTTTCCGTCGGGACATACAGCGACGGCTTTTATGGGCGCACATATTCTTTTCAAAGAATATAGGCATCAGAATATCTGGATCGCTTCGTCGGGTTATGTCGTAGCAGGAACCACAGGTTTATTGCGCATCTTAAATAACAAACATTGGCTAAGCGATGTTTTGGCCGGAGCCGGAATCGGAATCCTTTCAACTGAACTGGCTTATCTGATGACACCAAAAATAAAAAAAATAATAAAACCGGATCTGTCTGGCGATCACCCTATGCTAAAAGCCACTTTTAGTTTTTAA
- a CDS encoding aminotransferase class I/II-fold pyridoxal phosphate-dependent enzyme: MNMISHIDFAKASFKEFENIADLDMMDTARYFDEYIGYMKENEHLNFRFVTQGCGPTTIVSSPFLSKPTECISMVSNDYLNFSQHPKVKAAAIAGIEQYGTGAGASPLIGGHHAYHVALEQKLCKFFNRPEGSSLVFTTGYTANSSSLLSLLKQEDCAIVDMEVHASVYEGLLNTNVKRFPHNSMIHLERALAEASNKFRTRLVIIDGVYSQNGDIARMDEIHELTRKYGAYLMVDDAHGIGVVGENGRGAIELYNLLDKVDIIAGTLSKAFGHIGGFIISTPEIINYLRYQSRQQVFSSTSTPASFGLLKAIDLIDEEPHWRKQLADNVAYFKSGLLSLGADIGTSDSPIIPIKIGDPIRTAQVSRMLLQSGVYANCIVYPGVAKKDARIRTSLMATHTREHLDKVLNVLEDISKKVSLKKSR, translated from the coding sequence ATGAACATGATATCGCACATTGATTTCGCTAAAGCAAGTTTCAAGGAATTTGAGAATATTGCTGATCTGGATATGATGGATACCGCCAGATACTTCGATGAGTACATTGGCTACATGAAGGAAAATGAGCATCTTAATTTTCGGTTTGTTACGCAAGGTTGCGGACCGACGACCATTGTTAGTTCTCCATTTCTCTCTAAACCCACAGAGTGCATCAGTATGGTCTCGAACGATTATCTCAATTTTTCGCAACACCCGAAAGTAAAGGCTGCAGCTATAGCGGGGATTGAGCAGTATGGCACCGGAGCGGGGGCATCACCATTAATTGGAGGACATCATGCGTATCACGTTGCACTGGAACAAAAGCTCTGCAAGTTTTTCAATCGCCCCGAAGGTTCAAGTCTCGTTTTTACGACCGGTTATACAGCGAATAGCTCTAGTCTCCTAAGTTTATTGAAGCAGGAGGACTGCGCTATTGTGGACATGGAAGTACATGCTAGTGTATATGAGGGGCTTCTGAACACGAATGTTAAGCGGTTTCCCCATAATAGTATGATCCATTTGGAGCGTGCTCTAGCAGAGGCTAGTAATAAATTTAGAACGCGGCTAGTGATTATCGATGGTGTATACTCCCAAAATGGCGATATCGCACGTATGGATGAAATACATGAATTGACCCGCAAGTATGGCGCCTATCTAATGGTCGATGATGCTCATGGAATAGGTGTCGTGGGTGAAAACGGGCGTGGGGCCATTGAACTCTATAATCTGCTGGATAAAGTGGATATCATTGCGGGCACCCTGAGCAAGGCCTTTGGTCATATCGGCGGCTTTATCATTTCTACACCTGAAATCATTAATTATCTACGTTATCAGTCTCGACAGCAAGTGTTTTCCTCGACTTCTACGCCAGCCAGTTTTGGTCTCCTGAAAGCGATAGATCTGATTGATGAGGAACCTCATTGGCGAAAACAGCTTGCTGACAATGTGGCGTATTTTAAATCAGGGCTTTTGTCGTTGGGAGCAGATATCGGAACCTCAGATTCGCCGATAATACCTATTAAAATAGGAGATCCAATCCGCACTGCACAAGTGTCGCGGATGCTGCTGCAGAGCGGGGTATATGCAAATTGTATTGTCTATCCGGGAGTTGCAAAAAAAGATGCCCGTATACGGACAAGCCTGATGGCTACACATACAAGGGAACATTTGGATAAAGTTTTGAATGTGCTTGAGGATATAAGTAAGAAAGTGAGCTTGAAGAAGTCTCGCTAA
- a CDS encoding DinB family protein encodes MSDPLVQLWLYNDWANGLLIAKMKKEAERLPANCLRLLSHIMNAQLIWLYRLNSQPSPVGVWDEHSLVKCEHYHQLASTGLGIKIKEYNTRASEVVSYQNTKHEHFQNLYGDLLLHVLNHGTYHRAQIATEMRNNGIEPINTDYISFVRNRERPRLT; translated from the coding sequence ATGTCCGATCCACTTGTGCAACTCTGGTTATATAACGACTGGGCAAACGGCTTGCTCATCGCTAAAATGAAGAAAGAGGCTGAACGGCTTCCGGCTAACTGTTTACGTCTGCTGAGCCATATCATGAACGCTCAGCTGATCTGGCTTTACCGGCTTAATTCACAGCCTTCACCTGTGGGTGTCTGGGATGAGCACAGCCTGGTGAAATGTGAACATTATCATCAATTGGCTTCAACGGGTTTGGGCATTAAAATCAAAGAATATAATACTCGTGCTTCAGAGGTCGTTAGCTACCAGAATACCAAACATGAGCATTTCCAGAATCTGTACGGAGACCTGTTGCTGCATGTTTTAAACCACGGCACCTATCACCGCGCGCAGATTGCAACAGAAATGAGAAATAATGGAATAGAACCGATCAACACGGATTATATCAGTTTTGTACGAAACAGAGAACGTCCAAGACTAACTTAA
- a CDS encoding DedA family protein produces MDIFFELLNNLSNPDWIVSHGGLYLLLFIIFAETGILIGFFLPGDPILFIAGMIVSNMTLEPEQQVPTLLYWIFLVSLAAILGNFVGYWCGKIFGRRIMRMEDGWFFKKSYILKAQEFYEKRGGGAIVLARFLPVVRTFAPIVAGIVDMEFRKFVLYNILGAIIWAGSLVTLGYLLGENPWVQENLELVILAIVLIATAPVIVKAFTGKNKTKIAH; encoded by the coding sequence ATGGATATTTTTTTTGAGCTTCTAAATAACCTCTCCAATCCGGACTGGATTGTTTCTCACGGGGGGCTTTATCTTTTATTGTTTATTATCTTTGCCGAAACAGGTATATTGATTGGTTTTTTTCTTCCCGGGGATCCAATACTATTTATTGCCGGTATGATTGTTTCGAATATGACATTGGAGCCGGAGCAACAGGTGCCCACCTTGTTATACTGGATCTTTTTGGTTTCCCTCGCTGCGATTCTTGGTAATTTTGTTGGTTATTGGTGTGGAAAGATTTTCGGAAGAAGAATCATGAGAATGGAAGATGGCTGGTTTTTTAAAAAAAGTTATATTCTGAAGGCCCAGGAATTTTATGAAAAACGAGGCGGTGGCGCCATTGTCCTTGCCCGGTTTCTACCCGTTGTTCGTACGTTTGCACCTATAGTCGCAGGTATAGTGGATATGGAATTCAGGAAATTTGTTTTATATAATATACTTGGCGCTATTATCTGGGCGGGAAGCCTGGTGACCTTGGGTTATTTGTTGGGGGAGAATCCATGGGTGCAGGAGAACTTGGAACTGGTCATTCTTGCCATTGTTCTCATAGCAACGGCGCCCGTGATTGTGAAAGCCTTTACGGGAAAAAATAAAACGAAAATCGCGCATTAA
- a CDS encoding TetR/AcrR family transcriptional regulator: MRKTYKGEKNDKERTMNKLILSVGEVLKEKGYTGLTIANISKVAGVDRKLISLYFGSVDNLVETYIRSKDYWVAATLGAVEYFGSAPTVGSKGFLESLLLNQMDSFLENQEMQKAVLWQISEKSEIMSQITREREKMSALFFAFADRELEGRDVDLRAISSILTAGIYYLVLHSINTDSTFCEIELNAEGLDRIRKAVKTILSWAYAEKSTQE, translated from the coding sequence ATGCGTAAAACTTATAAAGGAGAGAAGAACGACAAAGAACGCACCATGAACAAATTGATTTTGTCTGTCGGTGAAGTTCTGAAAGAAAAAGGATATACGGGTCTGACCATTGCCAATATTTCCAAGGTTGCCGGTGTTGACAGGAAGCTCATTTCACTTTATTTTGGGTCGGTTGATAACCTTGTCGAAACCTATATCCGAAGCAAAGATTATTGGGTGGCGGCGACTTTGGGTGCTGTGGAGTATTTTGGTTCGGCACCTACAGTTGGATCTAAAGGATTTCTCGAATCTTTGTTGTTGAATCAAATGGACAGCTTTTTAGAAAATCAGGAAATGCAAAAGGCCGTACTATGGCAGATCAGTGAAAAATCGGAAATTATGTCTCAGATCACAAGGGAACGTGAAAAGATGAGCGCATTATTTTTTGCTTTTGCTGACCGGGAATTAGAAGGTCGGGACGTTGACCTAAGGGCGATAAGCAGTATTTTGACAGCCGGAATTTACTATTTAGTGCTGCATTCGATTAATACAGACAGCACGTTCTGTGAAATTGAGCTCAATGCAGAGGGGCTCGACAGAATCCGTAAAGCAGTGAAAACCATTTTGTCATGGGCGTATGCAGAAAAATCGACGCAGGAATAA
- a CDS encoding OsmC family protein, with product MIFKHVFRARLDWSKDSPPLSSSSGIYSKNHRISIQDKVDLHVSAAKAFKGDPALYNPEDLLLSSLVSCHMMSYHYVCSKHHIELVSYTDEAEATLETHTDGSGRFIKVTLNPHVCVTDPNKIQLALALHAEASKLCFIANSCNFPIIHNPTCTSI from the coding sequence ATGATATTTAAACATGTTTTCAGAGCCCGTCTCGACTGGTCCAAGGACAGCCCGCCACTATCCTCCTCCTCAGGCATTTATAGCAAAAACCACAGAATATCGATTCAGGACAAAGTAGATTTACACGTTTCTGCTGCCAAAGCCTTTAAAGGTGACCCTGCACTTTACAATCCGGAAGATCTTTTGCTTAGTAGTCTCGTTTCCTGCCATATGATGTCGTATCATTATGTTTGTTCGAAACACCATATTGAACTGGTATCCTATACCGATGAGGCTGAAGCTACCCTGGAAACCCATACGGACGGGAGTGGCCGTTTTATAAAAGTCACCTTAAATCCTCATGTTTGTGTAACCGATCCCAACAAAATTCAGTTGGCACTTGCTTTACATGCCGAAGCCAGCAAACTTTGTTTTATTGCAAACTCCTGCAATTTTCCTATTATACACAATCCTACATGCACATCCATCTGA
- a CDS encoding sensor histidine kinase: protein MKWLVGKQFNVLFFLVWFIICAVIWGVSDYHPNDLFSKIVFLGMPLGVLIATTFVLCHYFLPKTIVRNRGYIFVIILVSLSLLQAVLLYCCDELLFLLGNRGIIAQIPEGTPDKFSISVASFVPVALLLNLGFGGLRFLYAHSKLSEQHSHLQRDLIESQLVGLQAQINPHFTFNILNHIHILMQTDKERASMLLLRYADVLRYQLYEGNKERIDLHVEIAFLKDYVAIECIRWDNRLTVDCFWQIVNPQGDIAPHLFFILLENSFKHVFKPSTELGKVEVRLWQEAEDIYFYTKNSRSEKNRADRHELQSGLGLINLRKRLNLIYPDRFLLEIKETETDYSALLVIYR, encoded by the coding sequence ATGAAATGGTTGGTAGGCAAACAGTTTAATGTCTTGTTTTTTTTAGTATGGTTCATTATTTGTGCTGTTATATGGGGCGTAAGCGATTATCATCCAAATGATTTATTTTCAAAAATTGTTTTTTTAGGCATGCCGCTGGGTGTGTTGATCGCTACTACTTTTGTACTATGTCATTACTTTCTGCCGAAGACAATTGTGCGTAATCGAGGCTATATTTTTGTCATCATTTTGGTGAGTCTATCCTTGCTGCAGGCGGTTCTGCTATATTGTTGCGATGAGCTGCTATTTCTTCTTGGAAATAGAGGAATCATCGCGCAGATTCCGGAAGGAACACCGGATAAATTTAGCATTTCGGTAGCTAGTTTTGTGCCCGTAGCCTTATTGTTGAATCTCGGATTTGGCGGATTGAGATTTTTGTATGCCCATTCGAAGTTATCGGAGCAGCATAGCCACTTACAGAGGGATCTGATTGAAAGTCAGCTGGTCGGGCTGCAGGCTCAGATCAACCCGCATTTTACCTTCAATATACTGAATCATATCCATATATTGATGCAGACGGATAAGGAAAGGGCGTCTATGTTATTGTTAAGATATGCTGATGTGTTGCGTTATCAACTTTACGAAGGCAATAAAGAGCGGATCGATCTCCATGTAGAAATCGCTTTTCTAAAAGACTATGTTGCTATAGAGTGCATTCGCTGGGATAATAGGCTTACGGTAGATTGTTTTTGGCAAATTGTGAACCCGCAGGGGGACATTGCGCCCCATCTCTTTTTTATTTTGTTGGAAAATAGCTTTAAACATGTTTTCAAGCCATCTACAGAGCTGGGAAAAGTAGAGGTAAGGTTGTGGCAGGAAGCCGAGGATATATATTTTTATACAAAAAATTCCCGATCCGAAAAAAATAGAGCCGACAGACATGAACTACAGTCCGGACTTGGCCTGATTAATCTTCGAAAACGACTGAATTTAATCTACCCAGATCGATTTTTGCTTGAAATAAAGGAGACAGAGACTGATTATAGCGCATTGCTCGTAATTTATAGATAA
- a CDS encoding metallophosphoesterase, producing MVKKLFLILLVFMLGDIYFFQAVSTVFRSQVIHSIYWWVDLLLVGGVFIVIFLRRSGHDVQHMAGVLISSFLTVFIPKLLALPVLLAEDAVRVLRGFPIRNTYISEMALLWAMLILILIVFGLTKGRHFYRVRQQILYFPDLPEDFDGFRITQLSDIHSGSLSNVKAVKRGIDLVNAQRSDLVLFTGDLVNNKASEMEPWISDFGVLQAPFGKFSVLGNHDYGDYVRWENADSKALNLLRLKDIHHEMGFRLLTNESITIQKGSDSISLIGVENWGKGGFHQYGDLDKATARLPKDSFKILMSHDPSHWEQVTLNHHTHVHLTFAGHTHGMQFGIELFGFKWSPIQYFYEQWAGLYHKDGKYLYVNRGFGYHGLKGRIGIWPEITVITLKRSDQQL from the coding sequence ATGGTAAAGAAATTATTTTTGATTCTGTTGGTGTTTATGCTTGGAGATATTTATTTTTTTCAGGCAGTGAGTACGGTTTTTCGTTCCCAAGTGATACATTCAATTTATTGGTGGGTGGATTTATTACTGGTTGGAGGCGTTTTTATAGTCATTTTTCTACGGCGTTCCGGCCATGATGTACAACATATGGCAGGTGTACTCATCAGTTCTTTTTTAACAGTATTTATCCCCAAGCTACTAGCGCTGCCGGTCCTACTGGCAGAGGATGCCGTGCGGGTTCTAAGAGGCTTTCCAATAAGAAATACCTATATCAGCGAGATGGCATTATTGTGGGCCATGCTGATATTAATACTTATTGTATTTGGTCTAACTAAAGGACGTCATTTCTATCGTGTTCGGCAGCAAATTTTATATTTCCCAGATCTACCGGAGGATTTTGATGGATTTAGAATAACTCAGCTTTCCGATATCCATTCTGGCAGTTTATCCAATGTGAAAGCCGTAAAGCGAGGAATTGATCTAGTAAATGCACAGCGAAGTGATCTCGTTTTGTTTACTGGCGACCTGGTAAACAACAAAGCGTCGGAAATGGAACCTTGGATATCGGATTTTGGGGTACTGCAAGCGCCGTTTGGCAAATTCTCTGTACTGGGTAACCATGATTATGGAGATTACGTCAGATGGGAGAATGCTGATAGTAAGGCCTTGAATCTCCTTCGATTAAAAGACATCCATCATGAGATGGGCTTTCGTTTGCTTACGAATGAGTCCATTACCATCCAGAAAGGCTCAGATAGTATTTCACTAATCGGAGTTGAAAATTGGGGTAAGGGAGGCTTCCATCAATACGGAGATCTCGACAAGGCGACCGCCAGACTCCCGAAAGATTCCTTTAAGATCTTGATGTCGCACGATCCTTCGCATTGGGAGCAGGTGACCTTAAATCACCACACTCATGTACATCTTACATTTGCTGGTCACACACACGGCATGCAATTCGGAATAGAATTATTTGGATTCAAATGGAGCCCTATCCAATATTTCTATGAACAGTGGGCCGGCTTATATCATAAGGACGGTAAATATCTCTATGTTAATCGAGGGTTCGGCTATCATGGATTAAAGGGAAGAATCGGCATATGGCCGGAAATCACAGTCATCACGCTTAAGAGGTCGGATCAACAACTGTAG
- a CDS encoding LytR/AlgR family response regulator transcription factor: MNKKPLSCLIVDDEPLAAQGMKYYLGKIADVSVVDMCFSAFEASEKLKQHQIDLVFLDINMPDISGLEWLESILSPPLVILTTAYSEYALEGYRLNVVDYLLKPIGLPRLLAAIEKAHSRKKTSPVERERRVTDLYVRHNDALVKVNLDDILFIEAMQNYIKIYTDSTIYIAHQTMVSMSEKLNGQQFYRIHKSYLINIAYISSIKGNRIFISGHELPLSKHRREDFLKRIVSL; the protein is encoded by the coding sequence ATGAATAAAAAACCACTATCTTGTCTGATTGTCGATGATGAGCCCCTGGCGGCTCAAGGAATGAAATATTATTTGGGCAAAATAGCTGATGTTAGCGTTGTGGATATGTGTTTTTCAGCGTTTGAAGCTAGTGAAAAATTGAAACAGCATCAGATTGATCTTGTTTTTCTGGATATCAACATGCCTGATATCAGCGGACTGGAATGGTTAGAAAGTATACTGTCGCCACCTTTGGTGATATTGACGACTGCGTATTCGGAATATGCCTTAGAAGGGTATCGTCTTAATGTGGTTGACTATCTATTGAAACCAATTGGTTTACCACGGCTCTTGGCGGCGATAGAAAAGGCGCATTCACGCAAAAAAACAAGCCCTGTTGAGAGGGAACGACGAGTAACTGACCTATACGTCCGGCATAATGATGCATTGGTGAAAGTTAATTTGGACGATATTTTGTTCATAGAAGCAATGCAGAACTACATCAAAATATATACAGATAGCACAATATATATCGCTCATCAGACCATGGTCTCGATGAGCGAAAAGCTAAATGGGCAACAATTCTATAGAATCCACAAGTCGTATTTAATCAATATTGCGTATATCAGTAGCATTAAAGGAAACAGAATTTTTATATCAGGACATGAACTGCCCCTATCCAAACATCGCCGGGAGGATTTCCTGAAGCGAATCGTATCACTCTAG
- a CDS encoding DUF6157 family protein, giving the protein MKVYSTNYYNTFIEVADDCAATRGTIPPAKEKKTIACLQYEILTKSPYSLTSDDLLFQLYADRNALPAERYAEARTLFFSKGQPCLRTSPLTKKYGFGIHCNNEGKLALYGVETDEYRSLVKNKDIVKVRATRSNK; this is encoded by the coding sequence ATGAAAGTTTACTCAACTAATTACTATAATACATTTATAGAAGTAGCTGACGACTGCGCAGCAACCAGAGGAACAATTCCTCCAGCTAAAGAAAAGAAAACAATTGCATGCCTTCAATATGAAATCCTCACAAAGTCTCCTTATAGCCTAACCTCTGACGACCTTCTATTTCAACTTTATGCAGATCGTAATGCGCTACCGGCCGAACGCTACGCAGAAGCCCGGACACTATTTTTTTCTAAAGGACAGCCCTGCCTGCGTACTTCTCCACTGACTAAAAAATACGGTTTCGGAATCCATTGTAATAACGAAGGAAAGTTAGCACTCTATGGTGTGGAAACGGATGAGTACCGTTCCTTGGTGAAGAATAAAGATATAGTAAAAGTAAGAGCCACGCGATCTAACAAGTAA